In the Campylobacter sputorum subsp. sputorum genome, GCAAAAGAAGTTAGTGCTAACAAATATAATGTTTTTATAAATGGTGGCAGGATAGATGCTGGCAAAGATGTTTATGAATGGGCAAAAGAAGTTCAAACCCGTGGTGCTGGAGAAATTTTACTAACATCAATGGATAAAGATGGAACTAAAAGTGGTTATGATATAACACTAACAAAAAATGTTAGTTTGTCGCTAAACATACCAGTTATTGCAAGTGGCGGTGCAGGAAATATGGAGCACATAAAAGATATTTTAAATGCTGGTGCAGATGCTGCATTGGCTGCTTCTATATTTCACTTTGGCGAGATAAAAATTCCACAGCTTAAAAAATATCTACAAGAAAATGGGATAGAAGTTAGAAAATGATTGTTTGTGCAGGAGATATAGAAAATTTTAGTTTTGCAAAACCTATTGGAATTGGATTAGTTAATAGTGCTATAAATTTAACAAACATTTTGACAACAAATTTACTAACAAAACAAAATATTTCTCAGTTAGTATTTATAGGAACTGCTGGTCTTTATAAAGATGGGAATATTTTTGATATTTATGAGAGTTCAAAAGCTTCAAATTTAGAAATATCAAATGTTTTAAATTTAAGTTATAGTCCTATAAAATATACAATAGATAATAACGTTTCACG is a window encoding:
- a CDS encoding purine-nucleoside phosphorylase, whose translation is MIVCAGDIENFSFAKPIGIGLVNSAINLTNILTTNLLTKQNISQLVFIGTAGLYKDGNIFDIYESSKASNLEISNVLNLSYSPIKYTIDNNVSRETLLVNSSNFITQDENIAYKMFELGCFMENIEFFSVLKVADFFKIPAFGIFCATNFCNKNAHSDFIKNHEKAKKILTSYIKNKGII